Proteins from one Fragaria vesca subsp. vesca linkage group LG6, FraVesHawaii_1.0, whole genome shotgun sequence genomic window:
- the LOC101298043 gene encoding U1 small nuclear ribonucleoprotein A-like: MAGAGIHPYHQQWAPAAAPPPPPAVVAAAPPPPPHHLVDNPNRPANDEVRTIFITGLPEDVKEREIQNLLRWLPGYEASQVNYKGEKPMSFALFATAQQAIAAKDALQSMVFDTESKAVLHTEMAKKNLFVKRGIVGDSNAYDQSKRLRTGDYTQAGYSSPVPFHPPPPPVWGPHGYMAPPPPPYDPYGYPVAPVPMPPSAPVPAPSSYVPVLNTKDNPPCNTLFIGNLGESINEEELRGLFSSQPGFKQMKILRQERHTVCFIEFEDVNSATAVHHNFQGAVIPSSGSIGMRIQYSKNPFGKRKDGNYPAPAANGGSPAMTYQ, encoded by the exons ATGGCCGGCGCCGGCATCCACCCCTACCACCAGCAATGGGCCCCGGCGGCAGCCCCTCCTCCTCCCCCGGCCGTCGTCGCCGCCGCGCCTCCACCTCCTCCTCACCACCTCGTCGACAACCCCAACCGGCCCGCCAACGACGAGGTCCGCACCATCTTCATCACCGGTCTTCCCGAAGATGTCAAGGAGAGGGAGATACAGAACCTCCTGAGATGGTTGCCGGGCTACGAGGCCTCTCAGGTCAACTACAAAGGCGAGAAGCCGATGAGCTTCGCTCTCTTCGCCACCGCTCAGCAGGCTATTGCTGCCAAAGACGCTCTTCAG AGTATGGTTTTCGATACGGAATCGAAGGCGGTGTTGCATACGGAGATGGCAAAGAAGAATCTATTTGTGAAAAGAG GGATTGTAGGCGATTCAAATGCTTATGATCAGAGCAAACGGTTGCGTACTGGTGACTACACGCAGGCTGGTTATTCCAGTCCGGTGCCTTTTCATCCTCCGCCGCCACCTGTTTGGGGACCACATGG GTATATGGCTCCACCACCTCCTCCATATGATCCATATGGTTACCCTGTTGCTCCAGTACCAATGCCCCCTTCTGCTCCTGTACCAGCACCTAGCAGTTATGTACCTGTTTTG AACACAAAGGATAATCCACCATGCAATACCTTATTCATTGGCAATCTAGGAGAGAGCATTAATGAGGAAGAACTAAGGGGTCTATTCAGCTC ACAACCTGGATTTAAACAAATGAAGATCTTGAGACAGGAAAGGCATACTGTTTGCTTCATTGAGTTTGAA GATGTAAACAGTGCCACCGCTGTACACCACAATTTTCAGGGGGCTGTTATCCCCAGTTCTGGTTCAATAGGCATGAGAATACA ATACTCAAAGAACCCATTTGGTAAAAGGAAGGATGGGAACTACCCTGCCCCTGCTGCAAATGGAGGTTCACCAGCTATGACATACC
- the LOC101310343 gene encoding d-3-phosphoglycerate dehydrogenase, chloroplastic-like: protein MASSSSSLKAISTFTTTPSQTPPPSSLSKASLVSFLNTTTSSPISLKLSHSFSPSHLRSNDSTLSLLVTNALKTAESSSLSSSNLTKSPSSDPKPTILVSEKLGEAGLEVLRAFGNLECVYNLTPEELCLKISACDALIVRSGTKVTREVFEASKGRLKVVGRAGVGIDNVDLQAATEFGCLVVNAPTANTIAAAEHGIALLTSMARNVAQADASMKAGLWKRNKYVGVSLVGKTLAVMGFGKVGSEVARRAKGLGMHVIAHDPYAPADRARAIGVDLVSFDQAISTADFVSLHMPLTPTTAKVFNDDTFSKMKKGVRIINVARGGVIDEDALVRALDSGVVAQAALDVFTEEPPSKESKLVQHENVTVTPHLGASTKEAQEGVAIEIAEAVVGALQGELSATAVNAPMVPPEVMSELSPYVVLAEKLGKLAVQLVAGGSGITSVRVVYKSARDPDDLDTRLLRAMITKGIFEPISTSFINLVNADFVAKQKGLRISEEKVTVDSSPEFPVDSIQVHISNVDSKFASSVSENGSISIEGKVKYGEPHLTCLGSFGVDVSLEGNLILCRQVDQPGMIGKVGNILGTQNVNVSFMSVGRTILKKAIMAIGVDEEPSKETLTKIGDVSAIEEFVFLKL from the exons ATGGCTTCTTCTTCTTCTTCCCTCAAAGCCATCTCCACCTTCACCACCACCCCTTCACAAACACCACCTCCTTCATCATTATCAAAAGCTTCCCTTGTCTCCTTCCTCAACACCACCACCTCCTCTCCCATCTCCCTAAAGCTCTCTCATTCCTTCTCTCCTTCACATTTACGTTCCAATGACTCCACTCTATCTCTCCTAGTCACCAACGCTCTCAAAACCGCAGAGTCTTCATCTTTATCATCGTCCAACCTCACAAAGTCTCCCTCTTCCGACCCCAAGCCGACGATCCTCGTCTCCGAGAAGCTTGGAGAAGCAGGGCTGGAGGTCCTACGCGCGTTCGGAAACCTCGAGTGCGTGTACAACCTAACGCCGGAGGAGCTCTGTCTGAAGATCTCAGCATGCGACGCGCTGATCGTGAGGAGCGGGACGAAGGTGACTAGAGAGGTTTTTGAGGCGTCGAAAGGGAGGCTGAAGGTGGTGGGGAGAGCAGGGGTTGGTATAGACAATGTGGATCTGCAGGCGGCGACGGAGTTCGGATGCCTCGTCGTTAATGCGCCGACGGCTAACACCATCGCCGCCGCAGAGCACGGCATCGCGCTGCTCACTTCCATGGCTAGAAATGTTGCTCAGGCAGATGCCTCCATGAAAGCTG GACTATGGAAGCGAAACAAGTATGTTGGTGTCTCTCTTGTTGGGAAGACATTAGCAGTAATGGGGTTCGGAAAAGTTGGTTCTGAAGTTGCTAGACGTGCAAAAGGCTTGGGAATGCATGTTATTGCTCATGATCCATATGCCCCAGCTGACAGAGCTCGTGCCATTGGTGTGGATTTGGTCTCTTTCGACCAGGCCATCTCCACTGCAGATTTCGTGTCTCTGCATATGCCACTCACCCCTACTACAGCAAAGGTGTTCAATGATGATACGTTTTCAAAGATGAAGAAAGGTGTTCGCATTATTAATGTTGCAAGGGGTGGAGTCATCGATGAAGATGCATTAGTGCGAGCGCTTGATAGTGGAGTTGTAGCTCAG GCTGCACTTGATGTGTTCACAGAGGAACCTCCCTCAAAAGAAAGCAAGTTGGTGCAACATGAGAATGTCACAGTCACACCTCATCTTGGAGCTAGCACAAAGGAAGCACAG GAAGGTGTAGCAATTGAAATAGCCGAGGCTGTAGTTGGAGCATTACAAGGGGAACTTTCTGCAACCGCTGTCAATGCACCCATGGTTCCTCCTGAG GTTATGTCGGAGTTGTCTCCTTATGTTGTTCTTGCTGAGAAGCTTGGAAAGTTGGCTGTACAATTAGTAGCAGGAGGGAGTGGCATCACATCTGTGAGGGTGGTATACAAATCAGCTAGGGATCCTGATGACTTGGATACTAGACTTCTCCGGGCCATGATCACTAAAGGCATCTTTGAACCGATATCTACCTCATTCATCAATCTAGTAAATGCTGATTTTGTTGCCAAGCAGAAAGGTCTGCGTATAAGTGAGGAAAAGGTAACTGTCGACTCTTCTCCTGAGTTCCCTGTTGACTCAATCCAGGTGCACATATCCAATGTGGACTCCAAATTTGCAAGTTCAGTTTCTGAAAATGGAAGCATAAGCATTGAGGGGAAAGTGAAATATGGTGAACCCCATCTCACATGTTTGGGATCATTTGGCGTGGACGTGAGCCTTGAAGGGAATCTTATTTTGTGCCGGCAGGTAGATCAACCAGGAATGATTGGCAAGGTGGGAAATATTCTTGGAACTCAAAATGTGAATGTGAGCTTCATGAGTGTGGGTAGAACCATCCTGAAGAAAGCCATCATGGCTATTGGTGTAGATGAGGAACCAAGCAAGGAGACCTTAACGAAAATTGGGGATGTTTCTGCTATTGAAGAGTTTGTGTTCCTTAAGCTATAG